Within the Methanobacterium sp. BRmetb2 genome, the region CCCCACTTGAGTTCTATAAGTGGAGGAACTCCAACTTTTTCTTTCCTATTTTTATCAGTTAATTTCTCATAATTAGAAGATTTATAACAGTGTGGTTCAACATAAATCTTGGGTTTGTAGGTTTTTATCAGGGACAAAATCTCTTTGCCTATCTTTGAATCGTAATAACCTTCATCTAAAGTACTGATATAAGGACTTTCATCACAATTGTATATAAGAAGCTTTCCATCATTAACATCATGACTATTAATTTGATTTAAGGCTTCAATGGTTGTTGAGCCCTCTTTACCATGCACTCCCCCAATAAATAAACGGACAGGTTCACTACTTTTATCAATAATTTTAAAAAAACTCATGTAACTCATTTATCATTTTCGAACTGGAAAGAAATAAGAAGGTTTAGGTTCCCTCTTCCCAATTTTCAAGATATTTTATCTGTTCAGGACTCAACTCATCAATTTCTATGTTCATAGCCTTTAATTTCAGTCTAGCAATGTAATTGTCTATATCATCAGGTGATTTATAAACCTCATTTCCTAAATCTGCATTCAATAAATATTTGGCGGATAAGGCTTGCATGGAAAAGCTCATGTCCATTATTTCTGCGGGGTGTCCTTGGCCTCGTTCTGATGCTAAATTAACAAGTCTGCCGTCTGCCAGAAGATATAAAGTTCTTCCATCATTCATTACAAATTCTTCAATATCTGCCTTGATTTTACTGTTTTTAACAGACATCTTTTCAAGGTCATTTCTATTGATTTCAACATTGAAGTGACCAGAATTGGCCATTATACATCCGTCTTTCATTGATTCAAAATCTTTCCCAGCAACAACGTCAATGTCTCCAGTGGCAGTTATAAGCAGGTCCGCATGTTTAACAGCTTCCGATATTTTCATTACTCTAAAACCATCCATTCTAGCTTCTAAAGCTCTTATAGGATCAATTTCAGTAACAATAACATTTGCACCCAGTCCATCAGCCCTCATAGCAATTCCACGACCACACCATCCATATCCACATACGACCACGGTTTTTCCTGCGATCAATACATTGGTGGCACCCATAATTGAATCGAAGGTGGATTGGCCGGTTCCGTAACGGTTGTCGAATAAATATTTAGTGTAAGCATCGTTTACCGCCATCACTGGGAATTTCAAAGCTTTGTCTTCAGCCATAGCCTTTAGTCTATGTATTCCGGTGGTGGTTTCTTCGCACGCACCTAAAATATTTTCTATTAGCTCTGGTCTTTGCTTGTGTATGAGAAATATCATGTCGGCACCATCATCAATTATGATGTCTGGCTGGTGATCAAGCACCTGATGAATGTTTGCATAGTATTCTTCATTGTTCTCACCCCTCCAACCGTACATGTTAAGTCCCAGAGCAGCCCCGGCTGCGGTAGCATCATCCTGGGTAGAAAGAGGGTTACATCCGGTCATGGCAACTTCTGCGCCTCCTGCCTGGAAAGTTAAACCTAAATTAATAGTTTTTGGTTCAAGATGTAAGCATGATCCAATTGTTATTCCTTCAAAGGGTTTTTCCTTTTGAAATGCTTTTTTTATGGTTTCTAATACAGGCATATGCCGTTGAACCCATTCAATTTTCTTTTTACCTTGTGGTGCCAGTGATATGTCTTTAACTTTGTAACTCATTTTTTCACCTGAACATTGTAATTAAGAATTGCCACGAATTATTAACCTTTTTATTCATTTTTTTAGAATTTATTTTTACTAAATATAAAATTGATTTTTGTAATAAATGGTTTTCTTCTAATTAAATTTAATAATTTATTTAGTTTTTAATTAATTATAACTTCTTTAATTAATTATAAATTCAAATCAACTATACTTACTAAAACAATTTAATGGAATTTGAAGAAAAATTGCGTATAATCATTTTATTCCATCTATTTTTTAAATGAATAAATTTTTTGATATACTGGTAAAAAATAAGTTTTTAAAATAAATTAACCTAATAAACATTCATTTATTAATCACAGGCAGAATTAGACAAATATTATTTATAAAAAAAGAACTGAGAAGTTTTAATTTAATTACTTCTCATGTTGAAGTTTTTAATGGTATTGGACCATTTCAACTTCACTTTTTGGTTTAACCTTTTTCATTGCTTCTTTGAAGGATTTCATTGAAACATTTTCAGCATTTAGATTTTCTCTAAGGGTTAACATCACTGCTTCACGGCATATTGCTTCTATGTCCGCACCAACATAACCTGCACTCATTTTAGCAAGTCTTTCAATGTCCACATCTTCTGCCAGTGGCATGTCTTTGGTGTGAACTTTGTATATTGCAATTCTTGCTGCTTCATCTGGTTCATCTACCTTAATGTGTCGGTCAAATCGGCCAGGTCTTACCAGGGCAGGATCTATAATATCAACCCGGTTAGTCGCAGCAATTACTGAAACGTCTTGTAACTCTTCCATTCCATCAATTTCCGTTAATAATTGGTTTACTACTCTTTTTGTAACTCCAGAATCAGAGTCTGCTCCGCTTCGGGTGGAGGCAATTGAGTCTATTTCATCAAAGAATATCACTGTTGGTGCAGTTTGTCTTGCTTTTCGGAAAACTTCTCTTACTCCTTTTTCAGATTCTCCTACCCATTTAGATAGTAATTCTGGGCCTTTAATGGCTATAAAGTTAGCATCACTTTCATTGGCTACAGCTTTAGCTAGCAGAGTTTTACCGGTTCCTGGTGGTCCGTATATTAGCACGCCTTTGGGTGGTCTTACCCCAAATTTTTCGAAATTTTCTGGATATTTTAAGGGCCATTCTACAGCTTCTTGCAGTTCTTGTTTAGTATTTTCTAATCCACCGATGTCTTCCCAG harbors:
- a CDS encoding adenosylhomocysteinase is translated as MSYKVKDISLAPQGKKKIEWVQRHMPVLETIKKAFQKEKPFEGITIGSCLHLEPKTINLGLTFQAGGAEVAMTGCNPLSTQDDATAAGAALGLNMYGWRGENNEEYYANIHQVLDHQPDIIIDDGADMIFLIHKQRPELIENILGACEETTTGIHRLKAMAEDKALKFPVMAVNDAYTKYLFDNRYGTGQSTFDSIMGATNVLIAGKTVVVCGYGWCGRGIAMRADGLGANVIVTEIDPIRALEARMDGFRVMKISEAVKHADLLITATGDIDVVAGKDFESMKDGCIMANSGHFNVEINRNDLEKMSVKNSKIKADIEEFVMNDGRTLYLLADGRLVNLASERGQGHPAEIMDMSFSMQALSAKYLLNADLGNEVYKSPDDIDNYIARLKLKAMNIEIDELSPEQIKYLENWEEGT